One part of the Coffea eugenioides isolate CCC68of chromosome 10, Ceug_1.0, whole genome shotgun sequence genome encodes these proteins:
- the LOC113750554 gene encoding uncharacterized protein LOC113750554, with translation MASTLSTQVTRHCVEELFNTKEEERMRRKLCLHGLLPVNSLVFKRTHKGDPICGGCGEQEESIEHMFFQCSKAQEVWKMAPLQWDGLREQTGNFQAWWTALLEATCRTEGKEHIELTVNILWQLWKRRNEWQFNAKHRHPWKTIQKAQQEWQEQKAVQSKQKIFTEDAVRADEKVDPEEARRNEIQIRISTKVQDQTNRVGMGIFASTFNNQWVAAWALIDRKTVHQMQSTAEAVKMAIIKARHQQWKEIVVHIPSPQLLKMIKERMAKDIKMATLIDDINDLRSLFQKCSFCLDRSLDSRCEVISDYALGIFQDEEWINPQCV, from the exons ATGGCATCTACACTGTCAACTCAGGTTACAAGGCATTGTGTAGAGGAACTGTTCAACACAAAGGAAGAAGAGAGAATGAGGCGGAAACTA TGCCTCCATGGTTTATTACCAGTCAACAGCCTGGTTTTTAAAAGAACACACAAAGGTGATCCAATCTGTGGTGGCTGTGGTGAACAAGAAGAGTCAATTGAACACATGTTTTTCCAATGCAGCAAAGCACAAGAGGTGTGGAAAATGGCTCCATTACAATGGGATGGGTTAAGGGAACAGACAGGGAATTTTCAAGCTTGGTGGACTGCTCTTCTGGAAGCTACATGCAGGACAGAAGGAAAGGAGCATATAGAGCTCACTGTGAACATCCTCTGGCAACTCTGGAAAAGGAGAAATGAATGGCAGTTCAATGCCAAACACAGGCACCCTTGGAAAACAATCCAAAAGGCTCAACAGGAATGGCAAGAACAAAAAGCTGTCCAGAGCAAGCAGAAAATATTCACTGAAGATGCGGTAAGAGCAGATGAGAAAGTTGATCCGGAGGAGGCAAGAAGGAATGAAATTCAGATCAGAATATCAACTAAGGTGCAAGACCAAACCAACAGAGTTGGCATGGGGATTTTTGCATCTACTTTCAACAATCAGTGGGTGGCTGCCTGGGCACTTATTGACAGAAAAACAGTGCATCAGATGCAGTCTACTGCAGAAGCTGTGAAAATGGCCATCATAAAGGCTAGACACCAGCAATGGAAGGAAATTGTTGTCCACATCCCCAGCCCCCAACTACTGAAGATGATAAAGGAAAGGATGGCTAAGGACATCAAAATGGCTACTTTGATAGACGATATTAACGACCTCAGGTCCTTATTTCAGAAATGCTCCTTTTGCTTAGATAGGAGCTTAGACTCTAGATGTGAAGTGATTAGTGATTATGCTTTGGGCATATTTCAAGATGAGGAATGGATTAATCCTCAGTGTGTCTAA